GTTTGCCCTGCTGGTAAGTTTTGGCTCCCTCGCCGCCCAGGCTAGCCCGACGCCGGCCCCGGTGGTCTTCAACCAGGACACCCTGTTCGTGATCAACAATAAGATCGGGACCTTCCAGCCGCAGCAGCGGGCGGACCGGGTGGCGAAGATCATCCGCCGCCTCAGCGTCTTACCCCGAACGGACTTCGACAGCCTCAAAGTCGGGACGCTCGATAACGGTGGGGCCGAAGTGTATCTCCGTGACGAGGTGGTGACGAGCATCTCGCCCCGCGATTCCGCTACCCTGGGGGTAAATGCGGAGCAGGTGGCCTACGAGCGATTGGGCATCATCCGCGCCGCCCTCATCAAGGACTACGAGGATAACTCTTGGAAGACGATCCTAACTGACGTGGCTATTTTCCTTGGCGCGTTGCTGGTGCTCTTTTTGATCTGGCTCGGGGTTACCCGCGGTTTTAACCACGTGCGCAAGCGGCTGCTGAATTTGGATACGGAGAAGGTATTCGGGCGGAATCTACTCGTCCGGAAGTTCGAACTCATCACGCCGGCGACGGAGCAGAAGGCCTTGTTGTTCGTCCTGCGGATGCTGCGGTATACCGTGCTGTTTTCCATCCTCTATCTCTACCTGCCCTGGCTCTTCAGCCACCTGACCTATACGCGGGGATTTGGTGAACGCCTACTCGAGTACGTGCTTACGCCGCTACGGACGCTTTGGGACGGTATCACTGGTTTCTTACCCAATTTGCTGTTCATCGTCGTCTTCGTAGTGGTGGCCCGCTACCTGATCCGGGGGATGAAACAGATTGCCTTCCAGGTAAAAACCGGCCGTACTTCACTGGATGGATTTTACCCGGATTGGGCGCTACCGACGTTTAATCTGCTGCGGGTACTCGTCATCATCTTTACGTTAGTGATGATCTTTCCCCGGTTGCCTGGCGCCGGTTCGGATGCTTTTCAGGGGATCTCCGTTTTTGTGGGCCTGCTCTTATCCCTCGGATCGGCGGGTATCATTGGCAACGTCATTTCCGGGGTCATCCTTACCTACATGCGGCCCTTCGTGGTGGGTGACCGCGTCAAAATTGGGGACGTGACGGGGGACGTTCTCAGCAAGACCTTACTGGTTACCCGCATCCGGACGGTCCGTAACGAAGAGGTCACCATTCCCAACGGCATCCTGATGAGTGGCGGGGTGATGAACTACAGCGCCATGGCGGCGAAGGAGGGCCTCATTTTGCATACGTCCATCACGATTGGGTACGACGTCCCCTGGCCCCAAGTCCACGAACTAATGATTGAGGCGGCCACCCGCACCCCCGGTATTGCACCCGCGCCAGCGCCCTACGTCCTGCAAAAAGCCCTGAACGACTGGTACGTGGAGTACGAACTGAACGCATATACCAACGACAGCCACAAGATGGCCCGCACGTATTCGGATCTGCACGCCAACATTCAAAATACCTTCAACGAAGCCAACGTCGAAATCATGAGCTCCCACTATATGGCGGTGCGGGATGGGAATGGGAGTACAATTCCTAAAAAGGACGTTAGATTTTAGACGTTGGATTTTGGACTGCCACTCCCGGCCGCTCCAAGAACCTCCCATTGTCGCTGCGCTCGGATGCGAGGCCGCTTGGAGAACCTGATGACTGTAGACTACAGACTAAAGACTGTAAACTAATTAAACGCCACCCCGCTCATTGACGTTTAGCCCATAAATAACCCCGGAA
The Lewinella sp. 4G2 genome window above contains:
- a CDS encoding mechanosensitive ion channel family protein — its product is MLLRFAILFALLVSFGSLAAQASPTPAPVVFNQDTLFVINNKIGTFQPQQRADRVAKIIRRLSVLPRTDFDSLKVGTLDNGGAEVYLRDEVVTSISPRDSATLGVNAEQVAYERLGIIRAALIKDYEDNSWKTILTDVAIFLGALLVLFLIWLGVTRGFNHVRKRLLNLDTEKVFGRNLLVRKFELITPATEQKALLFVLRMLRYTVLFSILYLYLPWLFSHLTYTRGFGERLLEYVLTPLRTLWDGITGFLPNLLFIVVFVVVARYLIRGMKQIAFQVKTGRTSLDGFYPDWALPTFNLLRVLVIIFTLVMIFPRLPGAGSDAFQGISVFVGLLLSLGSAGIIGNVISGVILTYMRPFVVGDRVKIGDVTGDVLSKTLLVTRIRTVRNEEVTIPNGILMSGGVMNYSAMAAKEGLILHTSITIGYDVPWPQVHELMIEAATRTPGIAPAPAPYVLQKALNDWYVEYELNAYTNDSHKMARTYSDLHANIQNTFNEANVEIMSSHYMAVRDGNGSTIPKKDVRF